In the genome of Hippoglossus hippoglossus isolate fHipHip1 chromosome 4, fHipHip1.pri, whole genome shotgun sequence, one region contains:
- the LOC117760651 gene encoding growth arrest and DNA damage-inducible protein GADD45 beta-like — translation MIFTLDLVDYLSDVNMTLEEVIAPNCSEKRMETVRAALEKLLVAAQRQNCLTVGVYESAKLMNVDPDSVVLCVLATDEEDEDDIALQIHFTLLQAFCCDNDINIMRVSGVRRLAHVLEEDTEDSNGNEPRDLHCILVTNPPVQPLQCPALQDVSSFCDESRCRNQWVPYVALQDR, via the exons ATGATCTTTACTCTGGACCTGGTGGATTATTTGTCTGACGTCAACATGACTCTGGAGGAAGTGATCGCACCGAACTGCTCCGAGAAAAG gatggAGACGGTGCGCGCGGccctggagaagctgctggtcGCGGCCCAGCGGCAGAACTGTCTCACTGTGGGCGTGTACGAGTCCGCCAAACTCATGAATGT GGACCCGGACAGCGTGGTCCTGTGCGTGCTCGCCAccgatgaggaggatgaagatgacaTCGCGCTGCAGATCCACTTCACGCTGCTTCAGGCGTTCTGCTGCGACAACGACATCAACATCATGCGCGTGTCCGGCGTCAGGAGGCTCGCTCACGTGCTGGAGGAGGACACCGAGGACAGTAACGGGAACGAGCCCCGGGACCTGCACTGCATCCTGGTCACG AACCCCCCCGTGCAGCCGCTGCAGTGTCCGGCCCTGCAGGACGTCAGCAGCTTCTGTGACGAGAGTCGCTGCAGGAACCAGTGGGTCCCATACGTGGCGCTGCAGGACCGCTGA